A region from the Salicibibacter cibarius genome encodes:
- a CDS encoding glycoside hydrolase family 3 protein — MRWRPILAVTLLAPLMISLHSTFAVQSDTQEEPEPDAIESIMDDMTLEEKVGQLFIVHVYGETPTDPNYEEENLENDRGGENFKEVIENYHPGGVIYFNWADNIGMPVDTSQVNALSNGIQDIAMDEGSSIPMLVSADQEGGIVARVTEPATTFPGNMAIGATGSSAYAEQSAEILGEEMKKLGINMNFAPTLDVNVNPDNPVIGVRSYSEDPGLVSDLGISQIQGFQSEDVISTAKHFPGHGDTDVDSHYGLPIIEKDLEMLLEEDLPPFKDAIDHEVDAIMPAHIVVPALDDSELPATFSEPILTDYLRGELGYDGLIVTDGLDMDGVDVIPEEEVPVEAFKAGVDMLLDPPDVDLAYNAMLDAVADGEISEDRLNESVYRILEQKMEKGLFDDPYEDPEAVDQIGSDENLQLAEDMTDDSITLIKNDDGVLPLDYDTELLVTGPESGKPELLSDLLPEAESYETSDSPTDAEIDESVSLAENKDMVVVPTSSAHLDEQQQNLVTALQDTGTPIVVTGVGNPYDIADFPDVDAYLTTYGDQDISIHSLASALIGEVNPKGELPVTIPEHYDFGHGLNYEIDTATIEQLIDRFEDTGDLENDEAIHTLQRHLTAIGHYENQGEAEKVIDHMEGFTHLLDQQLENEWISEEAYDTLMDRTDDVIAWWQ, encoded by the coding sequence ATGAGATGGCGACCCATTTTGGCGGTGACATTATTAGCGCCTTTGATGATAAGTCTACACTCAACGTTTGCCGTACAGTCAGATACTCAAGAAGAACCTGAACCTGACGCAATCGAATCCATTATGGACGATATGACGTTGGAGGAAAAAGTCGGGCAACTTTTTATTGTTCATGTCTATGGAGAAACGCCGACTGATCCGAATTATGAAGAAGAAAACCTGGAAAATGATCGCGGCGGAGAGAATTTCAAGGAAGTGATTGAAAATTATCATCCCGGTGGTGTGATTTATTTTAACTGGGCCGATAATATTGGCATGCCCGTCGACACATCGCAGGTGAATGCCCTGTCCAACGGAATTCAGGATATCGCGATGGACGAAGGGTCGTCTATTCCCATGTTAGTATCAGCGGATCAGGAAGGTGGCATTGTCGCGCGTGTGACAGAGCCGGCTACGACATTCCCGGGTAATATGGCGATTGGCGCGACCGGATCTTCGGCCTACGCAGAACAGTCCGCGGAAATCCTGGGCGAAGAGATGAAAAAGTTAGGCATAAATATGAATTTTGCTCCAACATTGGATGTAAATGTTAATCCGGACAACCCTGTGATCGGTGTTCGCTCCTATTCTGAGGATCCCGGTTTAGTCTCAGATTTAGGGATTTCACAAATTCAAGGGTTCCAATCGGAAGACGTGATTTCGACGGCGAAGCATTTCCCCGGCCATGGCGATACGGATGTTGATTCCCACTACGGGCTCCCGATTATTGAAAAAGATTTGGAAATGTTGCTTGAAGAAGATTTGCCCCCATTCAAAGATGCCATTGATCATGAAGTGGACGCGATTATGCCGGCTCATATTGTCGTCCCTGCACTGGATGATTCGGAACTTCCTGCTACGTTTTCCGAACCGATCCTAACGGATTATTTGCGTGGCGAGTTAGGTTATGACGGGCTGATTGTGACGGACGGTCTGGATATGGACGGTGTCGATGTCATACCGGAAGAAGAAGTACCGGTGGAAGCCTTTAAAGCCGGGGTTGACATGCTGTTGGATCCACCGGATGTTGATTTGGCATATAACGCGATGCTTGATGCCGTCGCAGACGGTGAAATCAGCGAAGACCGACTAAATGAATCCGTTTACCGCATTTTGGAACAAAAAATGGAGAAAGGATTGTTCGATGATCCATACGAAGACCCTGAAGCGGTCGATCAGATCGGAAGCGACGAAAATCTTCAATTGGCAGAGGACATGACCGATGATAGCATTACGCTGATAAAAAACGACGACGGCGTTCTTCCATTAGATTATGATACAGAATTGTTGGTTACCGGTCCTGAATCCGGAAAACCGGAGCTACTCTCGGATCTTTTACCAGAGGCTGAAAGCTATGAAACGAGCGACAGCCCAACGGATGCAGAAATCGATGAATCCGTTTCTTTGGCGGAAAATAAAGATATGGTTGTTGTGCCGACGTCTTCGGCCCATTTGGACGAGCAGCAACAAAACTTAGTAACCGCCCTCCAGGATACCGGCACACCGATTGTGGTAACGGGCGTGGGAAATCCGTATGACATCGCGGACTTTCCTGATGTTGATGCCTATTTAACGACGTATGGCGACCAGGATATTTCCATTCATTCCTTGGCAAGCGCTTTGATCGGCGAGGTCAATCCAAAAGGAGAATTGCCGGTCACGATCCCCGAGCATTATGATTTTGGCCATGGATTGAACTATGAGATCGATACGGCCACTATCGAGCAGTTGATCGACCGATTCGAAGACACAGGGGATTTGGAAAACGACGAAGCCATTCATACCTTACAGCGCCATTTAACGGCTATCGGTCACTATGAAAATCAAGGGGAAGCTGAAAAAGTGATTGATCATATGGAAGGCTTTACGCATCTGCTTGATCAGCAGCTGGAAAATGAATGGATCTCGGAAGAAGCTTATGACACGCTCATGGATCGTACGGATGATGTGATTGCATGGTGGCAATAG
- a CDS encoding exo-beta-N-acetylmuramidase NamZ family protein produces MKKWFLLPTAAVFILSTLSVTADGTEKTDNDGTEESEELKLGIDVLLEERIGELEDKNVGLITNPTGVDAELNSIVDVLHEHETVDLVSMFGPEHGVRGDAQAGDDVDKYIDEQTGLPVYSLYGDTQKPTPEMLEDVDILLFDIQDVGARFYTYIYTMAYAMEAAGENDVEMMVLDRPNPLGGLDVDGPVLDPDYSSFVGLYPIPLQHGMTVGELARLFNEEFDLGADLNVVEMEGWERQMKYDDTDLEWVLPSPNMPTFDSAIVYPGTALIEGTNVSEGRGTAKPFELIGAPFIDGTALAEELNELDLPGVQFRASYFTPMFSKHEGELSGGIELHVQDDEAYEPLETGLHIVKTIHDNYPEDFELDDFFDSLMGNSWVREEIENGTSVDEIIDSWQDDLEDFKQTRNDYLLYFDSVTELQTSVEAFEEQGAFASEEATRELLTHLSAVEQFEQQGDMAKVVEHMDSFYHLLDNQQENEQISDEAYQALTEEANAFMEQWQ; encoded by the coding sequence GTGAAGAAATGGTTTCTTTTGCCGACAGCGGCTGTTTTTATCCTTTCAACCCTTTCCGTGACCGCGGACGGTACGGAGAAAACGGACAACGATGGGACAGAAGAATCGGAAGAATTAAAACTTGGCATTGACGTCTTGCTTGAAGAGAGAATCGGTGAACTGGAAGACAAAAACGTAGGGCTGATTACAAATCCGACGGGTGTCGATGCGGAGTTAAACAGCATTGTTGATGTATTGCACGAGCATGAAACTGTTGATCTCGTCTCCATGTTTGGTCCGGAACATGGCGTGAGAGGGGATGCGCAAGCGGGAGACGATGTTGATAAATACATTGATGAGCAAACCGGCCTCCCCGTTTACAGCTTATATGGAGATACACAAAAGCCAACCCCGGAAATGTTGGAGGACGTTGATATCCTTCTTTTCGATATTCAGGATGTCGGAGCTCGTTTTTACACGTACATCTACACGATGGCTTACGCAATGGAAGCGGCCGGTGAAAATGATGTTGAAATGATGGTCCTTGATCGCCCTAATCCGCTCGGCGGGTTGGATGTTGATGGACCTGTATTAGATCCGGATTATTCTTCGTTTGTTGGTCTGTATCCGATACCTTTGCAACATGGCATGACCGTTGGCGAATTAGCAAGGTTGTTTAATGAAGAGTTTGATCTTGGCGCTGACCTGAATGTTGTGGAAATGGAAGGTTGGGAGCGTCAAATGAAGTATGACGATACTGACCTCGAATGGGTTCTCCCATCTCCGAACATGCCAACCTTTGATTCAGCCATCGTTTATCCCGGTACGGCTCTTATTGAAGGAACGAATGTGTCGGAAGGAAGGGGGACGGCGAAGCCATTTGAACTTATTGGTGCCCCATTTATTGATGGAACTGCATTGGCGGAAGAATTGAACGAACTGGACCTTCCGGGCGTGCAATTCAGGGCTTCTTATTTTACGCCTATGTTCTCAAAACACGAGGGAGAACTATCCGGGGGGATCGAGCTTCACGTTCAGGACGATGAAGCATATGAACCCCTTGAGACAGGGCTGCACATTGTGAAAACGATTCATGATAATTATCCCGAAGACTTCGAATTAGACGATTTCTTCGATAGCTTAATGGGGAACAGCTGGGTCCGTGAAGAAATAGAAAACGGCACATCCGTTGATGAAATCATCGATAGCTGGCAAGACGACCTGGAAGATTTTAAACAAACGAGAAACGACTATTTGCTCTACTTCGATAGTGTTACAGAATTACAAACTTCTGTAGAAGCGTTTGAAGAACAGGGAGCATTTGCAAGCGAAGAGGCTACACGTGAACTGTTGACACATTTGTCTGCGGTTGAACAGTTTGAACAGCAAGGAGATATGGCGAAGGTGGTCGAGCATATGGACAGTTTTTATCATCTGCTCGATAACCAGCAAGAAAATGAGCAGATATCGGACGAAGCCTATCAAGCACTCACCGAAGAAGCCAACGCCTTCATGGAGCAGTGGCAGTAA
- a CDS encoding family 10 glycosylhydrolase, whose product MKIVLAMLLSLVFVVTSFTFENVSSVDAVESEQDFYRSFWVHAFEPGLKTEDEIDQLIMDVKDANMNSIIAQVSRRHDAYYHSDVLPFTEDTAVPEGFDSLGYLIDKAEEHGIEVHAWINVGTMWQGEAPENPEHIYNKYGPDAPDDETWVTKGYEDDVDAAQPYLDLGHPEARDHVVDIVRDVVKNYDVDGVHLDYIRYPENPEGEPIGWNGYNPTSLERFQEETGRTDRPHPEDEEWLDWKVEQTDSLVKRVYTEMMDENPEVDLSTAVVSWGLDDPRETDWWDLDPVQRVHQNWKEWVQEGYLDYVYVMNYDEDADPERADRYDAWIEWQKDLDRNRGMVIGPGLYLNTVADGISQINRAMKPSPSENIAEGVSPYVYNDWSNDDVSQEDLIRSLSQPTEYNEEEAPFSEPVDTPTAEWKDNGKGHVLGQLLVDGEIQVNQDITLKKGRDEPAEVEVSTDANGYFAVTDLKPGNYFIEINGKDADENVQVTPNEVSRIDMGEEPEVEPPESAADIEAVVEGLAEDGAFADDETHRALTVHLTAVHHYENQGSEEQAVQHMEGFEDLLDHQQEEALITEEAYDILSLQVEELLDIRA is encoded by the coding sequence ATGAAAATCGTTCTGGCCATGCTTCTTTCTCTAGTTTTCGTTGTTACATCGTTTACATTCGAAAACGTTTCAAGTGTAGATGCTGTGGAGAGTGAACAAGATTTCTATCGGTCGTTTTGGGTGCACGCATTTGAACCCGGTTTAAAAACAGAAGATGAAATCGATCAGCTGATCATGGATGTTAAGGATGCGAATATGAATTCGATCATCGCTCAGGTGAGTCGTCGGCATGATGCTTATTATCATAGCGATGTATTGCCTTTTACCGAGGATACGGCTGTGCCAGAGGGCTTTGATTCGCTCGGATACCTCATCGATAAAGCTGAAGAACATGGCATTGAAGTGCATGCTTGGATCAATGTTGGAACAATGTGGCAGGGAGAAGCACCGGAAAATCCTGAACATATTTATAATAAGTACGGGCCGGATGCACCGGATGATGAGACGTGGGTCACTAAAGGATATGAAGATGATGTTGATGCTGCGCAGCCCTATTTGGATTTAGGACATCCGGAAGCTCGAGATCATGTTGTGGACATAGTTCGAGATGTTGTTAAAAATTATGACGTAGATGGAGTACACCTGGATTACATTCGTTATCCGGAGAACCCGGAAGGAGAACCAATTGGGTGGAACGGGTATAATCCGACTTCTCTGGAACGGTTTCAGGAAGAAACAGGACGCACAGACCGCCCTCATCCTGAAGATGAAGAATGGTTGGATTGGAAAGTCGAACAGACGGACTCCCTCGTCAAACGAGTATATACAGAGATGATGGATGAGAATCCAGAAGTTGATTTGTCAACAGCGGTCGTTTCCTGGGGGCTTGATGATCCGCGTGAAACCGATTGGTGGGATTTGGATCCAGTCCAACGAGTTCACCAAAACTGGAAAGAGTGGGTGCAGGAAGGATATTTGGATTATGTCTATGTCATGAACTATGACGAAGACGCGGACCCTGAACGAGCTGATCGTTATGATGCCTGGATTGAATGGCAAAAGGATTTGGATCGTAACCGCGGCATGGTGATCGGACCAGGGCTATATTTGAATACCGTCGCAGACGGCATATCGCAAATCAACCGGGCTATGAAACCATCGCCTTCCGAAAATATAGCTGAAGGGGTGAGCCCTTATGTGTACAATGACTGGAGCAATGATGATGTTTCGCAGGAAGACCTGATCCGTTCCCTTTCCCAACCGACAGAGTATAACGAAGAGGAAGCACCGTTTTCCGAGCCGGTAGATACGCCGACAGCAGAGTGGAAGGATAATGGAAAAGGTCATGTTCTCGGACAACTTCTTGTTGATGGGGAAATACAGGTTAATCAGGACATTACATTAAAAAAAGGAAGAGACGAGCCTGCCGAAGTGGAAGTTTCCACAGATGCCAATGGATATTTTGCCGTAACCGACCTCAAACCGGGAAACTATTTTATAGAAATCAACGGAAAAGACGCTGACGAAAACGTTCAAGTCACACCAAATGAAGTTTCACGGATTGATATGGGCGAAGAGCCTGAAGTCGAACCGCCGGAAAGTGCCGCCGATATTGAAGCCGTCGTTGAGGGTCTGGCTGAAGACGGGGCATTTGCAGATGATGAAACACACCGTGCTTTAACCGTCCATTTAACAGCTGTTCATCATTACGAAAATCAAGGCTCGGAGGAACAAGCCGTCCAGCATATGGAAGGTTTTGAGGATCTCCTAGACCATCAACAAGAGGAAGCGTTAATCACTGAGGAAGCATATGACATTTTAAGTTTGCAAGTGGAGGAATTATTAGACATAAGAGCTTGA
- a CDS encoding serine hydrolase domain-containing protein: MANRWMPMVTGGVLLLPLLFFSAETSHASSDRLGWIEPGSLGSAGMVEQELNGIDDAIQQGIDDHVMPGAVVLTAKNGVIAKEDAYGEAAKYVDDDLTEMDDPVDMQIDTIFDIASITKVFTAISAMQLYEDGDIDLDDPVANYIPEFNESDKSEITIRHLITHTSGFEDWVPFYTEADSREAHISRPFEHVF, translated from the coding sequence ATGGCCAATCGATGGATGCCGATGGTGACAGGTGGTGTTTTATTGTTGCCGTTGTTGTTTTTTAGCGCTGAGACAAGCCATGCTTCTAGTGACCGATTAGGCTGGATCGAGCCGGGATCGCTAGGAAGTGCCGGCATGGTGGAACAAGAATTAAACGGCATTGATGACGCCATCCAGCAGGGGATCGACGATCATGTGATGCCGGGAGCGGTCGTTTTGACAGCCAAGAACGGAGTAATTGCAAAAGAAGATGCCTATGGCGAGGCCGCAAAATACGTTGACGATGATCTCACCGAAATGGATGATCCCGTGGACATGCAGATAGACACGATCTTCGATATAGCTTCTATTACGAAAGTGTTCACGGCGATTTCTGCCATGCAGTTGTACGAAGATGGTGATATCGACTTGGACGATCCGGTAGCAAACTATATACCGGAGTTTAATGAAAGCGATAAATCCGAAATAACGATTCGCCATCTCATCACTCACACTTCCGGTTTTGAGGACTGGGTTCCATTTTATACGGAGGCAGATTCCCGTGAAGCCCACATTTCGCGCCCATTTGAGCACGTTTTTTAA
- a CDS encoding IS1634 family transposase: MTLSPKDLPDIQPVRIGSTPVIRQLIDKMGLIEAIDKLSSVKEKDCNVSVGTRVAAMIINQLSHRKALYRVQEFYQEQDVELLFGAGTKASDFNDDALGRALDALHDAGIENVCKAAVQAVQAPIDLTWKGLHFDTTSFVYTGQPKDEEDVLKIVRGYSKDHRPDLPQFKLGMGTTPEGIPVYADILNGNQDDKTWNKHVLNALTDWYDPEKLEQAIFISDSALVTQANLEATKGQENQPDFQFLSRLPENFKLAKTLKAEALEQDQDQWEEIGALVKRKGAASYRIYPAKAKLNGKTYRFLVVQSDHMEAQKEKTIQNNLEKEQRSWHKDQAELESQDFACEADAEEALTTFLKNHRKGYHTFEGTVVRDEIPGKRQKRGRPKKGEAPPPPVTVYRVRLTLHPPSDKQLEALRQQGAIFILVTNVAKDDQPNVELLKAYKGQQTVENRFRFLKNPFFVGRVFLSKPRRVEAFASVMMISTMVYSLFEYLIRKNMEGASEPLNQLGGGGRRSFHPTGESVLELLDTVDILHMEIDGQRRRFFPKHYEPQLPRILDLLEMDASIFTEPRSSKGVENRHQ; the protein is encoded by the coding sequence TTGACTCTATCACCAAAAGATCTTCCTGACATTCAACCCGTTCGTATCGGATCAACGCCAGTGATCCGCCAGCTGATTGATAAAATGGGACTGATTGAGGCCATCGACAAGCTTTCTTCTGTCAAAGAGAAAGACTGTAACGTCTCCGTAGGGACACGAGTGGCTGCTATGATCATCAATCAATTATCCCACCGTAAAGCCCTTTATCGCGTCCAAGAATTTTATCAAGAGCAAGATGTCGAGTTGCTCTTTGGCGCCGGAACGAAAGCGAGCGATTTCAATGACGATGCGCTCGGCCGGGCGTTGGACGCCCTTCATGACGCGGGGATCGAAAACGTTTGCAAGGCCGCCGTTCAGGCCGTCCAAGCCCCGATCGACCTCACGTGGAAAGGGCTTCATTTTGATACCACGTCTTTTGTGTACACGGGACAGCCCAAGGACGAAGAAGACGTGTTGAAAATCGTGCGCGGCTATTCCAAAGATCACCGGCCTGACCTACCTCAATTCAAACTTGGCATGGGAACGACGCCGGAAGGCATTCCGGTGTATGCCGATATTTTAAACGGCAATCAAGACGATAAAACGTGGAACAAGCATGTCTTGAATGCGTTAACCGATTGGTATGACCCAGAGAAGCTGGAACAAGCCATTTTTATTTCCGATAGTGCCCTGGTGACCCAAGCCAATTTAGAGGCCACCAAAGGCCAAGAGAATCAGCCTGATTTTCAGTTTTTGTCCCGCCTGCCGGAAAATTTTAAGCTCGCTAAAACCTTGAAGGCAGAGGCTTTAGAGCAGGATCAGGATCAGTGGGAGGAGATTGGTGCCCTCGTGAAGCGTAAAGGCGCTGCTTCTTACCGCATCTACCCTGCCAAAGCTAAACTTAACGGGAAAACCTACCGGTTTCTAGTGGTCCAATCCGACCATATGGAGGCTCAAAAAGAAAAAACCATCCAAAACAACCTGGAAAAGGAACAGCGAAGCTGGCACAAGGATCAAGCCGAGCTGGAAAGCCAAGACTTCGCCTGCGAAGCCGACGCGGAAGAAGCGCTTACCACGTTTCTCAAAAATCACCGCAAAGGCTACCATACGTTTGAAGGAACGGTGGTTCGTGACGAGATCCCGGGCAAACGACAAAAGCGAGGACGGCCCAAGAAAGGGGAGGCACCACCGCCGCCCGTAACCGTTTACCGCGTCCGATTAACGCTTCATCCGCCATCGGATAAACAGCTCGAGGCGCTCCGGCAACAAGGCGCCATCTTTATTCTCGTGACCAATGTGGCCAAAGATGATCAGCCGAATGTGGAACTGTTAAAAGCTTATAAAGGGCAACAGACGGTGGAAAATCGCTTTCGATTTCTCAAAAACCCCTTTTTTGTCGGCCGAGTTTTCCTGTCCAAGCCCCGACGCGTCGAAGCTTTTGCTTCTGTGATGATGATCAGCACGATGGTCTACAGCCTCTTCGAATACCTGATTCGCAAAAATATGGAAGGGGCCTCCGAACCCCTGAATCAGCTCGGCGGTGGGGGTCGCAGAAGTTTTCACCCCACGGGTGAGTCTGTTTTGGAACTTTTGGATACCGTCGACATCCTTCATATGGAGATCGACGGCCAACGTCGGCGGTTCTTCCCCAAGCATTATGAGCCGCAATTGCCCCGTATCCTCGATTTGTTAGAAATGGATGCGAGCATTTTTACGGAACCAAGAAGCTCAAAGGGTGTCGAAAACCGTCACCAGTAA
- a CDS encoding serine hydrolase domain-containing protein, with protein sequence MIAVPDQWREIWGEEAYNIVFSSELIHEPGSDYVYSDLNMITLASVIEHITGERLDEYIEKNITEPLGMDDTMFNPPESLQERTAATEYQPEVDRGLVWGEVQDENAWVMDGVSGHAGLFSTARDLAVFGQMFLNEGKYEGERILQADTVKKIGTDQLPNFPEDSHGLGWELDQAWYMGDLASSETMGHTGFTGTSIVLDPNEQTAAILLSNRVHPTREGESPNTIRENVADQTAAAIDAWDVSHMTSLVEDFEEEGEFANDEAASTLQLHLTAVNHYEDQEEAEKVIQHMEGFQDLLAEQKINAEISQEAFHILDTQAADLIEKWT encoded by the coding sequence ATGATTGCCGTGCCTGATCAGTGGCGCGAAATCTGGGGTGAAGAAGCTTATAATATCGTTTTTTCTTCTGAGTTAATCCATGAACCCGGAAGCGATTATGTGTACAGCGATCTGAATATGATTACGTTAGCCTCGGTGATTGAACACATCACGGGAGAACGTCTCGACGAATATATCGAAAAAAATATTACCGAACCGCTCGGAATGGATGACACGATGTTCAATCCACCGGAATCCCTGCAGGAGCGTACGGCTGCCACTGAATATCAACCTGAAGTAGATCGAGGACTCGTGTGGGGCGAGGTTCAAGATGAGAACGCGTGGGTGATGGACGGTGTGTCCGGACATGCCGGTTTATTTTCAACGGCCAGGGATTTGGCCGTTTTCGGACAGATGTTTCTTAATGAAGGCAAGTATGAAGGAGAAAGAATTCTGCAAGCAGATACGGTAAAAAAGATTGGTACGGATCAGCTGCCAAATTTTCCGGAGGATTCCCACGGATTGGGCTGGGAACTGGATCAAGCATGGTATATGGGTGATTTAGCAAGCTCTGAAACGATGGGGCATACCGGCTTTACAGGAACGTCGATAGTCCTTGATCCTAACGAGCAAACGGCGGCGATTTTACTCAGCAATCGTGTTCATCCGACACGGGAAGGAGAGTCCCCGAACACCATTCGGGAAAATGTCGCTGATCAGACAGCAGCTGCTATCGATGCCTGGGATGTAAGCCATATGACATCCCTCGTGGAAGACTTTGAAGAGGAGGGAGAATTTGCAAATGATGAAGCCGCCTCTACCTTGCAGCTTCATTTAACAGCTGTCAATCATTACGAGGATCAAGAGGAAGCAGAAAAAGTCATTCAGCATATGGAGGGTTTTCAGGATTTACTTGCTGAACAGAAAATCAACGCGGAGATTTCTCAAGAGGCGTTTCATATTCTCGATACACAAGCGGCAGACTTGATCGAGAAGTGGACATAG
- a CDS encoding glycoside hydrolase family 3 protein: protein MKAFISLAMIELLMASSGFSQAQTANPSFDEEKKDRVAQLIDEMDDKEKIGQLVMMAPEDGADGMPDEYTKEMIQEYGMGSVIIRGERDAITQAEYNNQLQAYAADHRMDIPLFTTADLENGAAQQVPEDATTFPRQMGAGATNSLQHADVFARIAGQEADALGFNWTYSPVADVNVDPLNPVIGVRSFSEQTDLVSEMTAAQVYGYQTEGIISTAKHFPGHGDTDTDSHFELPTVTYDREELEELHLPPFQSAIDAEIDSIMTAHIIIEAIDPDLPATLSEDVLTGLLREDMDFDGLIVTDDMAMEAITDNWGAGEAAVMSIQAGADIVMALASPQEAYEALYDAYQSGELSEERVHESLERILTKKLEYDLFDNRYVDASEVEDFVGNQEHQEIVEQMGRDSITLVKNEDVLPFDANSEETTFVAGVTHVDDVTDRIQQQSNGDVLSWEAESHDPKNEDIETAVKQAQEADRILVPTFSFGELPDGQSDLVQALKETGKPVAAVSLGLPYDVQNYPNVDAYLASYALDNWELANATSMNAAVDVVFGAQPGGQLPVTIEDHYDFGHGLSYLPNDAFDIEQLVEQYERKDAFENEEAVRHLQTHLTAVHHYENEEEAEKAITHMEGFKDLLDEQEDNTLISEEAYEDLQKQADALLEEWQ from the coding sequence ATGAAAGCATTCATTTCGCTGGCGATGATTGAGCTTTTAATGGCAAGCTCAGGATTCAGCCAGGCTCAAACGGCCAACCCGTCATTCGATGAGGAGAAAAAAGATAGAGTCGCACAGCTCATCGATGAGATGGATGATAAAGAAAAGATTGGACAACTCGTTATGATGGCGCCTGAGGATGGAGCTGACGGCATGCCGGACGAATACACGAAAGAGATGATTCAGGAGTATGGCATGGGTTCTGTGATTATTCGCGGAGAAAGAGATGCAATCACACAGGCGGAATACAATAATCAATTACAAGCTTATGCGGCGGATCATCGCATGGATATTCCATTGTTCACGACGGCCGACTTGGAAAATGGGGCTGCACAGCAGGTACCTGAAGACGCGACTACATTCCCCCGCCAAATGGGAGCTGGAGCTACCAATAGCTTGCAACATGCGGATGTATTTGCACGAATAGCGGGTCAAGAAGCTGATGCGTTAGGTTTTAACTGGACCTATTCTCCAGTTGCGGATGTGAACGTCGACCCGTTAAATCCTGTTATCGGTGTGCGTTCTTTTAGCGAACAGACAGATTTAGTGTCTGAAATGACTGCGGCTCAAGTATATGGCTATCAGACAGAAGGCATCATTTCTACAGCCAAACACTTTCCGGGTCATGGTGATACCGATACGGACTCTCATTTTGAATTGCCAACTGTAACCTATGATCGTGAAGAACTTGAAGAATTACATTTACCTCCATTCCAGTCAGCCATTGATGCTGAGATCGATTCAATAATGACGGCCCATATTATCATAGAGGCGATAGATCCTGATCTTCCGGCCACATTATCCGAAGATGTATTAACGGGACTTTTACGTGAAGACATGGACTTCGATGGACTGATCGTCACTGATGACATGGCCATGGAAGCGATCACGGATAACTGGGGAGCCGGAGAAGCCGCTGTGATGTCGATCCAGGCAGGGGCGGATATCGTGATGGCACTTGCGTCCCCACAAGAAGCATATGAAGCGCTATATGATGCCTATCAATCGGGGGAATTATCGGAGGAACGGGTACATGAGTCTCTGGAACGCATTCTCACGAAGAAATTAGAATATGACTTGTTTGACAACCGGTATGTAGATGCATCCGAAGTGGAAGATTTTGTCGGAAATCAAGAGCATCAAGAAATCGTAGAGCAAATGGGGCGCGATTCTATCACGTTAGTAAAAAATGAAGATGTTCTACCTTTTGATGCTAATAGTGAAGAAACAACGTTTGTGGCCGGCGTTACACATGTGGATGACGTAACAGATCGAATACAACAGCAAAGCAACGGGGACGTGCTTTCTTGGGAAGCCGAGAGTCATGATCCCAAAAATGAAGATATAGAAACTGCCGTGAAACAAGCGCAAGAGGCCGATCGCATTCTCGTGCCAACGTTCTCTTTCGGTGAGCTTCCGGACGGACAAAGTGACTTGGTACAGGCGTTAAAAGAAACAGGGAAACCTGTCGCGGCTGTCTCACTTGGGCTTCCGTACGATGTGCAAAACTATCCGAACGTTGACGCGTATCTCGCTTCCTATGCCCTAGATAATTGGGAATTAGCGAACGCAACGTCTATGAATGCCGCTGTTGATGTGGTGTTTGGCGCTCAGCCCGGCGGCCAGCTCCCGGTTACGATTGAAGATCATTATGATTTCGGCCATGGATTAAGCTATTTGCCCAACGACGCCTTCGATATTGAGCAGCTCGTTGAACAGTACGAAAGAAAAGATGCATTTGAAAATGAGGAAGCCGTTCGCCACTTACAGACTCATTTAACAGCTGTCCATCATTATGAAAACGAAGAAGAAGCAGAAAAAGCCATCACCCACATGGAAGGGTTTAAGGATTTATTGGACGAGCAAGAAGACAATACGTTGATTAGCGAGGAAGCGTATGAAGATCTCCAGAAGCAAGCGGATGCTTTGCTAGAGGAATGGCAGTGA